A window of Anas acuta chromosome 8, bAnaAcu1.1, whole genome shotgun sequence contains these coding sequences:
- the USP33 gene encoding ubiquitin carboxyl-terminal hydrolase 33 isoform X2 yields MRKGQLMGYKIPGLGNSSCRISENTASEMSSLSSNCPHLESVGEITKEELIQKSHGTCQDCKVRGPNLWACLENRCTYVGCGESHVDHSTIHSQETKHCLTVNLTTLRVWCYACSKEVFLDRKLGSHSPLPNARLSHQTQENSIQDFKIPSIPTLKTPLAAVFDDLDIEVEEDELKTRGLTGLKNIGNTCYMNAALQALSNCPPLTHFFLDCGGLVRTDKKPAICKSYLKLMTELWHKSRPGSVVPTGLFQGIKSVNPTFRGYSQQDAQEFLRCLMDLLHEELKEPVVELEDAQPMSVEESMEVDNSQSDVAFQSCESCGNPDKTENEAIFKPVLEDPAETTMLIQDDENNSITSKDWQKEKIPSNKLNRASSMEDLEKDINTASETTEFLNNPGTVKVQIHSRFSEYINDVHMNDVSGVQTPSSNEGMNARLSNIPPKLCSSCASLTPVHKKVSTVSSPKRKKRKKYRSVISDIFDGTIISSVQCLTCDRLSVTLETFQDLSLPIPGKEDLAKLHSASHQTSLVKAGSCGEAYAPQGWIAFFMEYFKRFVVSCVPSWFWGPVVTLQDCLAAFFARDELKGDNMYSCGRCKKLRNGVKFCKVQKFPEILCIHLKRFRHELMFSTKIGTHVSFPLEGLDLQPFLAKDSPAQIVTYDLLSVICHHGTASSGHYIAYCRNNLNNLWYEFDDQSVTEVSESTVQNAEAYVLFYRKSSEEAQRERRRISGLLNMMEPSLLQFYVSRQWLNKFKTFAEPGPISNNDFLCMHGGVPPHKANFIEDLVVMLPQNIWDNLYSRYGGGPAVNHLYVCHTCQIESERLEKRRKNELEMFIRLYRAFQEEESPSTFYCISMQWFREWEGFVKGKDSDPPGPIDNAKIAITKCGNAVLKQGADSGQISEETWNFLQSIYGGGPEIILRPPVPPVEPDILQTEEKIELETHGL; encoded by the exons ATTCCTGGTCTTGGAAATTCCAGCTGCAGGATCTCGGAAAATACAGCTTCTGAAATGTCATCACTCAGCAGCAACTGCCCCCACTTGGAATCAGTGGGTGAGATAACAAAAGAGGAATTGATACAGAAATCTCAT GGCACTTGTCAGGACTGTAAAGTTAGAGGACCCAACCTTTGGGCATGCTTAGAG AACAGATGTACGTATGTTGGCTGCGGTGAATCCCACGTCGATCACAGTACAATCCATTCCCAG GAGACAAAACACTGTCTAACTGTCAACCTTACTACACTCCGTGTTTGGTGTTACGCCTGTAGTAAGGAAGTATTTCTGGATAGAAAATTAGGATCTCATTCTCCACTACCAAATGCAAGACTGTCTCaccaaacacaagaaaatagCATACAG gattttaaaataccCAGTATTCCCACACTGAAGACTCCATTAGCAGCTGTATTTGATGATCTAGATATAGAAGTGGAAGAAGATGAGTTAAAGACTAGAG GTCTAACAGGATTGAAAAATATTGGTAACACTTGTTACATGAATGCAGCTTTACAAGCTCTTTCCAACTG CCCACCTTTGACACACTTTTTTCTTGACTGTGGGGGCTTAGTCCGAACAGATAAGAAACCAGCAATTTGTAAAAGTTACCTCAAGCTTATGACGGAACTCTGGCACAAAAGCAG gccaGGTTCTGTTGTTCCAACTGGTTTATTTCAAGGAATTAAAAGTGTTAATCCAACTTTTCGAGGCTACTCTCAACAG GATGCACAAGAATTTTTGCGTTGTCTGATGGATTTGCTTCATGAAGAACTTAAAGAACCTGTTGTAGAATTGGAAGATGCACAGCCTATGAGTGTTGAAGAGAGTATGGAAGTAGACAACAGCCAGTCGGATGTAGCCTTTCAGTCTTGTGAATCCTGTGGTAATcctgataaaacagaaaatgaggctATTTTCAAACCTGTTCTAGAGGATCCTGCAGAGACAACCATGTTAATACAGGATGATGAGAACAACTCAATCACATCCAAAgactggcagaaagaaaaaataccaagCAACAAGCTTAACCGAGCAAGTTCTATGGAAGACTTGGAAAAAGACATAAACACTGCTTCAGAAACAACTGAATTCTTAAATAATCCAGGAACTGTCAAAGTACAGATACATAGCAGATTCTCAG AGTACATCAATGATGTCCACATGAATGACGTATCTGGAGTCCAAACCCCATCATCAAATGAAGGGATGAACGCCCGCTTATCGAACATTCCTCCAAAATTATGCTCATCATGCGCTTCGTTGACACCAGTCCACAAAAAAG TTTCAACTGTGTCATCACCAAAAAGGAAGAAGCGCAAGAAGTACAGGAGTGTTATCTCTGATATATTCGATGGGACTATAATAAGCTCAGTACAGTGTTTGACTTGTGATAGG ttGTCTGTAACCCTGGAGACCTTTCAGGATCTGTCCTTACCAATCCCAGGTAAGGAAGATCTTGCTAAACTCCATTCTGCAAGTCATCAGACATCTCTAGTCAAGGCAGGGTCATGTGGAGAAGCATATGCCCCCCAGGGATGGATAGCTTTTTTTATGGAATATTTCAAAAG GTTTGTTGTCTCATGTGTTCCTAGCTGGTTTTGGGGTCCAGTTGTAACCTTACAAGATTGTCTTGCTGCCTTTTTCGCCAGAGATGAGCTCAAGG GTGACAACATGTACAGCTGTGGAAGGTGTAAAAA GTTAAGAAATGGAGTGAAATTCTGCAAAGTGCAAAAATTTCCTGAG ATATTGTGCATTCATCTGAAAAGATTTAGACACGAACTTatgttttccacaaaaattGGGACCCATGTGTCCTTTCCATTGGAAGGCCTTGATCTTCAGCCCTTCCTTGCAAAGGACAGTCCAGCTCAAATAGTGACTTATGATCTCTTATCTGTCATCTGCCATCATGGAACTGCCAGCA GTGGACATTATATAGCTTATTGTCgaaacaatttaaataatttgtggTATGAATTTGATGACCAGAGTGTCACAGAAGTATCAGAATCCACAGTACAAAATGCAGAAGCCTATGTTCTCTTCTACAG GAAGAGTAGTGAAGAAGCTCAGAGGGAGAGACGGAGAATATCAGGCCTACTGAATATGATGGAACCAAGTCTTCTCCAATTCTATGTTTCGAGACAGTGGttaaataaattcaagactTTTGCGGAGCCAGGACCAATTTCAAATAATGACTTCCTTTGTATGCATGGAG GTGTTCCTCCCCACAAAGCTAACTTCATAGAGGACCTAGTTGTCATGCTACCTCAAAATATATGGGATAATCTGTATAGCAG GTATGGAGGAGGACCAGCTGTTAACCATCTATATGTTTGTCATACCTGCCAAATAGAGTCTGAAAGACttgaaaaaagaaggaagaatgaaTTGGAGATGTTTATACGG CTTTATAGAGCATTCCAAGAAGAAGAATCTCCATCAACTTTTTACTGCATCAGTATGCAATGGTTCAGAGAGTGGGAAGGATTTGTAAAAGGGAAAGACAGTG ATCCCCCTGGTCCTATTGATAATGCTAAGATTGCAATAACAAAATGTGGAAATGCTGTGCTAAAACAAG gtGCAGATTCTGGACAGATATCTGAAGAAACGTGGAATTTTCTTCAGTCAATCTATGGTGGAGGTCCAGAAATTATTCTCAGACCACCTGTTCCTCCAGTAGAACCTGATATCTTGCAGACAGAGGAGAAGATTGAATTAGAAACTCATGGTCTGTAG
- the USP33 gene encoding ubiquitin carboxyl-terminal hydrolase 33 isoform X1 has product MRKGQLMGYKIPGLGNSSCRISENTASEMSSLSSNCPHLESVGEITKEELIQKSHGTCQDCKVRGPNLWACLENRCTYVGCGESHVDHSTIHSQETKHCLTVNLTTLRVWCYACSKEVFLDRKLGSHSPLPNARLSHQTQENSIQDFKIPSIPTLKTPLAAVFDDLDIEVEEDELKTRGLTGLKNIGNTCYMNAALQALSNCPPLTHFFLDCGGLVRTDKKPAICKSYLKLMTELWHKSRPGSVVPTGLFQGIKSVNPTFRGYSQQDAQEFLRCLMDLLHEELKEPVVELEDAQPMSVEESMEVDNSQSDVAFQSCESCGNPDKTENEAIFKPVLEDPAETTMLIQDDENNSITSKDWQKEKIPSNKLNRASSMEDLEKDINTASETTEFLNNPGTVKVQIHSRFSEYINDVHMNDVSGVQTPSSNEGMNARLSNIPPKLCSSCASLTPVHKKVSTVSSPKRKKRKKYRSVISDIFDGTIISSVQCLTCDRLSVTLETFQDLSLPIPGKEDLAKLHSASHQTSLVKAGSCGEAYAPQGWIAFFMEYFKRCFRFVVSCVPSWFWGPVVTLQDCLAAFFARDELKGDNMYSCGRCKKLRNGVKFCKVQKFPEILCIHLKRFRHELMFSTKIGTHVSFPLEGLDLQPFLAKDSPAQIVTYDLLSVICHHGTASSGHYIAYCRNNLNNLWYEFDDQSVTEVSESTVQNAEAYVLFYRKSSEEAQRERRRISGLLNMMEPSLLQFYVSRQWLNKFKTFAEPGPISNNDFLCMHGGVPPHKANFIEDLVVMLPQNIWDNLYSRYGGGPAVNHLYVCHTCQIESERLEKRRKNELEMFIRLYRAFQEEESPSTFYCISMQWFREWEGFVKGKDSDPPGPIDNAKIAITKCGNAVLKQGADSGQISEETWNFLQSIYGGGPEIILRPPVPPVEPDILQTEEKIELETHGL; this is encoded by the exons ATTCCTGGTCTTGGAAATTCCAGCTGCAGGATCTCGGAAAATACAGCTTCTGAAATGTCATCACTCAGCAGCAACTGCCCCCACTTGGAATCAGTGGGTGAGATAACAAAAGAGGAATTGATACAGAAATCTCAT GGCACTTGTCAGGACTGTAAAGTTAGAGGACCCAACCTTTGGGCATGCTTAGAG AACAGATGTACGTATGTTGGCTGCGGTGAATCCCACGTCGATCACAGTACAATCCATTCCCAG GAGACAAAACACTGTCTAACTGTCAACCTTACTACACTCCGTGTTTGGTGTTACGCCTGTAGTAAGGAAGTATTTCTGGATAGAAAATTAGGATCTCATTCTCCACTACCAAATGCAAGACTGTCTCaccaaacacaagaaaatagCATACAG gattttaaaataccCAGTATTCCCACACTGAAGACTCCATTAGCAGCTGTATTTGATGATCTAGATATAGAAGTGGAAGAAGATGAGTTAAAGACTAGAG GTCTAACAGGATTGAAAAATATTGGTAACACTTGTTACATGAATGCAGCTTTACAAGCTCTTTCCAACTG CCCACCTTTGACACACTTTTTTCTTGACTGTGGGGGCTTAGTCCGAACAGATAAGAAACCAGCAATTTGTAAAAGTTACCTCAAGCTTATGACGGAACTCTGGCACAAAAGCAG gccaGGTTCTGTTGTTCCAACTGGTTTATTTCAAGGAATTAAAAGTGTTAATCCAACTTTTCGAGGCTACTCTCAACAG GATGCACAAGAATTTTTGCGTTGTCTGATGGATTTGCTTCATGAAGAACTTAAAGAACCTGTTGTAGAATTGGAAGATGCACAGCCTATGAGTGTTGAAGAGAGTATGGAAGTAGACAACAGCCAGTCGGATGTAGCCTTTCAGTCTTGTGAATCCTGTGGTAATcctgataaaacagaaaatgaggctATTTTCAAACCTGTTCTAGAGGATCCTGCAGAGACAACCATGTTAATACAGGATGATGAGAACAACTCAATCACATCCAAAgactggcagaaagaaaaaataccaagCAACAAGCTTAACCGAGCAAGTTCTATGGAAGACTTGGAAAAAGACATAAACACTGCTTCAGAAACAACTGAATTCTTAAATAATCCAGGAACTGTCAAAGTACAGATACATAGCAGATTCTCAG AGTACATCAATGATGTCCACATGAATGACGTATCTGGAGTCCAAACCCCATCATCAAATGAAGGGATGAACGCCCGCTTATCGAACATTCCTCCAAAATTATGCTCATCATGCGCTTCGTTGACACCAGTCCACAAAAAAG TTTCAACTGTGTCATCACCAAAAAGGAAGAAGCGCAAGAAGTACAGGAGTGTTATCTCTGATATATTCGATGGGACTATAATAAGCTCAGTACAGTGTTTGACTTGTGATAGG ttGTCTGTAACCCTGGAGACCTTTCAGGATCTGTCCTTACCAATCCCAGGTAAGGAAGATCTTGCTAAACTCCATTCTGCAAGTCATCAGACATCTCTAGTCAAGGCAGGGTCATGTGGAGAAGCATATGCCCCCCAGGGATGGATAGCTTTTTTTATGGAATATTTCAAAAG ATGTTTCAGGTTTGTTGTCTCATGTGTTCCTAGCTGGTTTTGGGGTCCAGTTGTAACCTTACAAGATTGTCTTGCTGCCTTTTTCGCCAGAGATGAGCTCAAGG GTGACAACATGTACAGCTGTGGAAGGTGTAAAAA GTTAAGAAATGGAGTGAAATTCTGCAAAGTGCAAAAATTTCCTGAG ATATTGTGCATTCATCTGAAAAGATTTAGACACGAACTTatgttttccacaaaaattGGGACCCATGTGTCCTTTCCATTGGAAGGCCTTGATCTTCAGCCCTTCCTTGCAAAGGACAGTCCAGCTCAAATAGTGACTTATGATCTCTTATCTGTCATCTGCCATCATGGAACTGCCAGCA GTGGACATTATATAGCTTATTGTCgaaacaatttaaataatttgtggTATGAATTTGATGACCAGAGTGTCACAGAAGTATCAGAATCCACAGTACAAAATGCAGAAGCCTATGTTCTCTTCTACAG GAAGAGTAGTGAAGAAGCTCAGAGGGAGAGACGGAGAATATCAGGCCTACTGAATATGATGGAACCAAGTCTTCTCCAATTCTATGTTTCGAGACAGTGGttaaataaattcaagactTTTGCGGAGCCAGGACCAATTTCAAATAATGACTTCCTTTGTATGCATGGAG GTGTTCCTCCCCACAAAGCTAACTTCATAGAGGACCTAGTTGTCATGCTACCTCAAAATATATGGGATAATCTGTATAGCAG GTATGGAGGAGGACCAGCTGTTAACCATCTATATGTTTGTCATACCTGCCAAATAGAGTCTGAAAGACttgaaaaaagaaggaagaatgaaTTGGAGATGTTTATACGG CTTTATAGAGCATTCCAAGAAGAAGAATCTCCATCAACTTTTTACTGCATCAGTATGCAATGGTTCAGAGAGTGGGAAGGATTTGTAAAAGGGAAAGACAGTG ATCCCCCTGGTCCTATTGATAATGCTAAGATTGCAATAACAAAATGTGGAAATGCTGTGCTAAAACAAG gtGCAGATTCTGGACAGATATCTGAAGAAACGTGGAATTTTCTTCAGTCAATCTATGGTGGAGGTCCAGAAATTATTCTCAGACCACCTGTTCCTCCAGTAGAACCTGATATCTTGCAGACAGAGGAGAAGATTGAATTAGAAACTCATGGTCTGTAG
- the USP33 gene encoding ubiquitin carboxyl-terminal hydrolase 33 isoform X3, whose product MRKGQLMGYKIPGLGNSSCRISENTASEMSSLSSNCPHLESVGEITKEELIQKSHGTCQDCKVRGPNLWACLENRCTYVGCGESHVDHSTIHSQETKHCLTVNLTTLRVWCYACSKEVFLDRKLGSHSPLPNARLSHQTQENSIQDFKIPSIPTLKTPLAAVFDDLDIEVEEDELKTRGLTGLKNIGNTCYMNAALQALSNCPPLTHFFLDCGGLVRTDKKPAICKSYLKLMTELWHKSRPGSVVPTGLFQGIKSVNPTFRGYSQQDAQEFLRCLMDLLHEELKEPVVELEDAQPMSVEESMEVDNSQSDVAFQSCESCGNPDKTENEAIFKPVLEDPAETTMLIQDDENNSITSKDWQKEKIPSNKLNRASSMEDLEKDINTASETTEFLNNPGTVKVQIHSRFSEYINDVHMNDVSGVQTPSSNEGMNARLSNIPPKLCSSCASLTPVHKKVSTVSSPKRKKRKKYRSVISDIFDGTIISSVQCLTCDRLSVTLETFQDLSLPIPGKEDLAKLHSASHQTSLVKAGSCGEAYAPQGWIAFFMEYFKSWFWGPVVTLQDCLAAFFARDELKGDNMYSCGRCKKLRNGVKFCKVQKFPEILCIHLKRFRHELMFSTKIGTHVSFPLEGLDLQPFLAKDSPAQIVTYDLLSVICHHGTASSGHYIAYCRNNLNNLWYEFDDQSVTEVSESTVQNAEAYVLFYRKSSEEAQRERRRISGLLNMMEPSLLQFYVSRQWLNKFKTFAEPGPISNNDFLCMHGGVPPHKANFIEDLVVMLPQNIWDNLYSRYGGGPAVNHLYVCHTCQIESERLEKRRKNELEMFIRLYRAFQEEESPSTFYCISMQWFREWEGFVKGKDSDPPGPIDNAKIAITKCGNAVLKQGADSGQISEETWNFLQSIYGGGPEIILRPPVPPVEPDILQTEEKIELETHGL is encoded by the exons ATTCCTGGTCTTGGAAATTCCAGCTGCAGGATCTCGGAAAATACAGCTTCTGAAATGTCATCACTCAGCAGCAACTGCCCCCACTTGGAATCAGTGGGTGAGATAACAAAAGAGGAATTGATACAGAAATCTCAT GGCACTTGTCAGGACTGTAAAGTTAGAGGACCCAACCTTTGGGCATGCTTAGAG AACAGATGTACGTATGTTGGCTGCGGTGAATCCCACGTCGATCACAGTACAATCCATTCCCAG GAGACAAAACACTGTCTAACTGTCAACCTTACTACACTCCGTGTTTGGTGTTACGCCTGTAGTAAGGAAGTATTTCTGGATAGAAAATTAGGATCTCATTCTCCACTACCAAATGCAAGACTGTCTCaccaaacacaagaaaatagCATACAG gattttaaaataccCAGTATTCCCACACTGAAGACTCCATTAGCAGCTGTATTTGATGATCTAGATATAGAAGTGGAAGAAGATGAGTTAAAGACTAGAG GTCTAACAGGATTGAAAAATATTGGTAACACTTGTTACATGAATGCAGCTTTACAAGCTCTTTCCAACTG CCCACCTTTGACACACTTTTTTCTTGACTGTGGGGGCTTAGTCCGAACAGATAAGAAACCAGCAATTTGTAAAAGTTACCTCAAGCTTATGACGGAACTCTGGCACAAAAGCAG gccaGGTTCTGTTGTTCCAACTGGTTTATTTCAAGGAATTAAAAGTGTTAATCCAACTTTTCGAGGCTACTCTCAACAG GATGCACAAGAATTTTTGCGTTGTCTGATGGATTTGCTTCATGAAGAACTTAAAGAACCTGTTGTAGAATTGGAAGATGCACAGCCTATGAGTGTTGAAGAGAGTATGGAAGTAGACAACAGCCAGTCGGATGTAGCCTTTCAGTCTTGTGAATCCTGTGGTAATcctgataaaacagaaaatgaggctATTTTCAAACCTGTTCTAGAGGATCCTGCAGAGACAACCATGTTAATACAGGATGATGAGAACAACTCAATCACATCCAAAgactggcagaaagaaaaaataccaagCAACAAGCTTAACCGAGCAAGTTCTATGGAAGACTTGGAAAAAGACATAAACACTGCTTCAGAAACAACTGAATTCTTAAATAATCCAGGAACTGTCAAAGTACAGATACATAGCAGATTCTCAG AGTACATCAATGATGTCCACATGAATGACGTATCTGGAGTCCAAACCCCATCATCAAATGAAGGGATGAACGCCCGCTTATCGAACATTCCTCCAAAATTATGCTCATCATGCGCTTCGTTGACACCAGTCCACAAAAAAG TTTCAACTGTGTCATCACCAAAAAGGAAGAAGCGCAAGAAGTACAGGAGTGTTATCTCTGATATATTCGATGGGACTATAATAAGCTCAGTACAGTGTTTGACTTGTGATAGG ttGTCTGTAACCCTGGAGACCTTTCAGGATCTGTCCTTACCAATCCCAGGTAAGGAAGATCTTGCTAAACTCCATTCTGCAAGTCATCAGACATCTCTAGTCAAGGCAGGGTCATGTGGAGAAGCATATGCCCCCCAGGGATGGATAGCTTTTTTTATGGAATATTTCAAAAG CTGGTTTTGGGGTCCAGTTGTAACCTTACAAGATTGTCTTGCTGCCTTTTTCGCCAGAGATGAGCTCAAGG GTGACAACATGTACAGCTGTGGAAGGTGTAAAAA GTTAAGAAATGGAGTGAAATTCTGCAAAGTGCAAAAATTTCCTGAG ATATTGTGCATTCATCTGAAAAGATTTAGACACGAACTTatgttttccacaaaaattGGGACCCATGTGTCCTTTCCATTGGAAGGCCTTGATCTTCAGCCCTTCCTTGCAAAGGACAGTCCAGCTCAAATAGTGACTTATGATCTCTTATCTGTCATCTGCCATCATGGAACTGCCAGCA GTGGACATTATATAGCTTATTGTCgaaacaatttaaataatttgtggTATGAATTTGATGACCAGAGTGTCACAGAAGTATCAGAATCCACAGTACAAAATGCAGAAGCCTATGTTCTCTTCTACAG GAAGAGTAGTGAAGAAGCTCAGAGGGAGAGACGGAGAATATCAGGCCTACTGAATATGATGGAACCAAGTCTTCTCCAATTCTATGTTTCGAGACAGTGGttaaataaattcaagactTTTGCGGAGCCAGGACCAATTTCAAATAATGACTTCCTTTGTATGCATGGAG GTGTTCCTCCCCACAAAGCTAACTTCATAGAGGACCTAGTTGTCATGCTACCTCAAAATATATGGGATAATCTGTATAGCAG GTATGGAGGAGGACCAGCTGTTAACCATCTATATGTTTGTCATACCTGCCAAATAGAGTCTGAAAGACttgaaaaaagaaggaagaatgaaTTGGAGATGTTTATACGG CTTTATAGAGCATTCCAAGAAGAAGAATCTCCATCAACTTTTTACTGCATCAGTATGCAATGGTTCAGAGAGTGGGAAGGATTTGTAAAAGGGAAAGACAGTG ATCCCCCTGGTCCTATTGATAATGCTAAGATTGCAATAACAAAATGTGGAAATGCTGTGCTAAAACAAG gtGCAGATTCTGGACAGATATCTGAAGAAACGTGGAATTTTCTTCAGTCAATCTATGGTGGAGGTCCAGAAATTATTCTCAGACCACCTGTTCCTCCAGTAGAACCTGATATCTTGCAGACAGAGGAGAAGATTGAATTAGAAACTCATGGTCTGTAG
- the USP33 gene encoding ubiquitin carboxyl-terminal hydrolase 33 isoform X5, with translation MNRCTYVGCGESHVDHSTIHSQETKHCLTVNLTTLRVWCYACSKEVFLDRKLGSHSPLPNARLSHQTQENSIQDFKIPSIPTLKTPLAAVFDDLDIEVEEDELKTRGLTGLKNIGNTCYMNAALQALSNCPPLTHFFLDCGGLVRTDKKPAICKSYLKLMTELWHKSRPGSVVPTGLFQGIKSVNPTFRGYSQQDAQEFLRCLMDLLHEELKEPVVELEDAQPMSVEESMEVDNSQSDVAFQSCESCGNPDKTENEAIFKPVLEDPAETTMLIQDDENNSITSKDWQKEKIPSNKLNRASSMEDLEKDINTASETTEFLNNPGTVKVQIHSRFSEYINDVHMNDVSGVQTPSSNEGMNARLSNIPPKLCSSCASLTPVHKKVSTVSSPKRKKRKKYRSVISDIFDGTIISSVQCLTCDRLSVTLETFQDLSLPIPGKEDLAKLHSASHQTSLVKAGSCGEAYAPQGWIAFFMEYFKRCFRFVVSCVPSWFWGPVVTLQDCLAAFFARDELKGDNMYSCGRCKKLRNGVKFCKVQKFPEILCIHLKRFRHELMFSTKIGTHVSFPLEGLDLQPFLAKDSPAQIVTYDLLSVICHHGTASSGHYIAYCRNNLNNLWYEFDDQSVTEVSESTVQNAEAYVLFYRKSSEEAQRERRRISGLLNMMEPSLLQFYVSRQWLNKFKTFAEPGPISNNDFLCMHGGVPPHKANFIEDLVVMLPQNIWDNLYSRYGGGPAVNHLYVCHTCQIESERLEKRRKNELEMFIRLYRAFQEEESPSTFYCISMQWFREWEGFVKGKDSDPPGPIDNAKIAITKCGNAVLKQGADSGQISEETWNFLQSIYGGGPEIILRPPVPPVEPDILQTEEKIELETHGL, from the exons ATG AACAGATGTACGTATGTTGGCTGCGGTGAATCCCACGTCGATCACAGTACAATCCATTCCCAG GAGACAAAACACTGTCTAACTGTCAACCTTACTACACTCCGTGTTTGGTGTTACGCCTGTAGTAAGGAAGTATTTCTGGATAGAAAATTAGGATCTCATTCTCCACTACCAAATGCAAGACTGTCTCaccaaacacaagaaaatagCATACAG gattttaaaataccCAGTATTCCCACACTGAAGACTCCATTAGCAGCTGTATTTGATGATCTAGATATAGAAGTGGAAGAAGATGAGTTAAAGACTAGAG GTCTAACAGGATTGAAAAATATTGGTAACACTTGTTACATGAATGCAGCTTTACAAGCTCTTTCCAACTG CCCACCTTTGACACACTTTTTTCTTGACTGTGGGGGCTTAGTCCGAACAGATAAGAAACCAGCAATTTGTAAAAGTTACCTCAAGCTTATGACGGAACTCTGGCACAAAAGCAG gccaGGTTCTGTTGTTCCAACTGGTTTATTTCAAGGAATTAAAAGTGTTAATCCAACTTTTCGAGGCTACTCTCAACAG GATGCACAAGAATTTTTGCGTTGTCTGATGGATTTGCTTCATGAAGAACTTAAAGAACCTGTTGTAGAATTGGAAGATGCACAGCCTATGAGTGTTGAAGAGAGTATGGAAGTAGACAACAGCCAGTCGGATGTAGCCTTTCAGTCTTGTGAATCCTGTGGTAATcctgataaaacagaaaatgaggctATTTTCAAACCTGTTCTAGAGGATCCTGCAGAGACAACCATGTTAATACAGGATGATGAGAACAACTCAATCACATCCAAAgactggcagaaagaaaaaataccaagCAACAAGCTTAACCGAGCAAGTTCTATGGAAGACTTGGAAAAAGACATAAACACTGCTTCAGAAACAACTGAATTCTTAAATAATCCAGGAACTGTCAAAGTACAGATACATAGCAGATTCTCAG AGTACATCAATGATGTCCACATGAATGACGTATCTGGAGTCCAAACCCCATCATCAAATGAAGGGATGAACGCCCGCTTATCGAACATTCCTCCAAAATTATGCTCATCATGCGCTTCGTTGACACCAGTCCACAAAAAAG TTTCAACTGTGTCATCACCAAAAAGGAAGAAGCGCAAGAAGTACAGGAGTGTTATCTCTGATATATTCGATGGGACTATAATAAGCTCAGTACAGTGTTTGACTTGTGATAGG ttGTCTGTAACCCTGGAGACCTTTCAGGATCTGTCCTTACCAATCCCAGGTAAGGAAGATCTTGCTAAACTCCATTCTGCAAGTCATCAGACATCTCTAGTCAAGGCAGGGTCATGTGGAGAAGCATATGCCCCCCAGGGATGGATAGCTTTTTTTATGGAATATTTCAAAAG ATGTTTCAGGTTTGTTGTCTCATGTGTTCCTAGCTGGTTTTGGGGTCCAGTTGTAACCTTACAAGATTGTCTTGCTGCCTTTTTCGCCAGAGATGAGCTCAAGG GTGACAACATGTACAGCTGTGGAAGGTGTAAAAA GTTAAGAAATGGAGTGAAATTCTGCAAAGTGCAAAAATTTCCTGAG ATATTGTGCATTCATCTGAAAAGATTTAGACACGAACTTatgttttccacaaaaattGGGACCCATGTGTCCTTTCCATTGGAAGGCCTTGATCTTCAGCCCTTCCTTGCAAAGGACAGTCCAGCTCAAATAGTGACTTATGATCTCTTATCTGTCATCTGCCATCATGGAACTGCCAGCA GTGGACATTATATAGCTTATTGTCgaaacaatttaaataatttgtggTATGAATTTGATGACCAGAGTGTCACAGAAGTATCAGAATCCACAGTACAAAATGCAGAAGCCTATGTTCTCTTCTACAG GAAGAGTAGTGAAGAAGCTCAGAGGGAGAGACGGAGAATATCAGGCCTACTGAATATGATGGAACCAAGTCTTCTCCAATTCTATGTTTCGAGACAGTGGttaaataaattcaagactTTTGCGGAGCCAGGACCAATTTCAAATAATGACTTCCTTTGTATGCATGGAG GTGTTCCTCCCCACAAAGCTAACTTCATAGAGGACCTAGTTGTCATGCTACCTCAAAATATATGGGATAATCTGTATAGCAG GTATGGAGGAGGACCAGCTGTTAACCATCTATATGTTTGTCATACCTGCCAAATAGAGTCTGAAAGACttgaaaaaagaaggaagaatgaaTTGGAGATGTTTATACGG CTTTATAGAGCATTCCAAGAAGAAGAATCTCCATCAACTTTTTACTGCATCAGTATGCAATGGTTCAGAGAGTGGGAAGGATTTGTAAAAGGGAAAGACAGTG ATCCCCCTGGTCCTATTGATAATGCTAAGATTGCAATAACAAAATGTGGAAATGCTGTGCTAAAACAAG gtGCAGATTCTGGACAGATATCTGAAGAAACGTGGAATTTTCTTCAGTCAATCTATGGTGGAGGTCCAGAAATTATTCTCAGACCACCTGTTCCTCCAGTAGAACCTGATATCTTGCAGACAGAGGAGAAGATTGAATTAGAAACTCATGGTCTGTAG